One window from the genome of bacterium encodes:
- a CDS encoding dipeptidase, with the protein MPSPVEFADVHRARFESELNDLLRIPSISTLPEHRDDTRRAAHWLAEYLRAMDLPVVELIETAGYPLVYAEWMGAPGRPTLLGYGHYDVQPVDPVDLWTSPPFQPAVRGGRLFARGATDDKGQVLTLIGAARAYLQTAGRLPINIKLLIEGEEESGGAGIEAYVREHADRLGADACLVLDSGMFAPGIPAITLGLRGIVGAEIEVTGPARDLHSGSYGGVAPNPFQALAEILTGLKDKDGRILIPGFYDRVVPPPAEEKSGWERLPFDEAAFLRNEVGSPALTGEPGYSALERMWSRPTLEIHGMPGGFTGAGSKTVIPSRASAKISMRLVAAQRPDEISGLFASHVRAIAPKGVRVNVQTRHGAPPVVISPQSPAIAAAKRALTEAFGRETVFIRTGGSVPIVSEFAGRLGLPVVVTGWALPDANAHSPDESLDLEHFHKGIRAVMNFFEHLAG; encoded by the coding sequence ATGCCCAGCCCGGTCGAGTTCGCCGACGTCCACCGTGCGCGTTTCGAGTCCGAACTCAACGATCTGCTCCGCATTCCCAGCATCAGCACGCTGCCGGAGCACCGCGACGATACCCGTCGCGCGGCGCACTGGCTCGCGGAGTACCTGCGCGCGATGGATCTGCCGGTGGTGGAGCTCATCGAGACCGCCGGGTATCCGCTCGTCTACGCGGAATGGATGGGTGCGCCGGGGCGCCCCACCCTCCTCGGCTACGGCCACTACGACGTACAGCCGGTCGATCCCGTCGATCTCTGGACGTCGCCGCCGTTCCAGCCGGCGGTGCGCGGCGGGCGGCTGTTCGCCCGCGGCGCCACCGACGACAAGGGCCAGGTCCTTACGCTCATCGGCGCGGCCAGGGCGTATCTGCAGACGGCCGGCCGGCTGCCGATCAACATCAAGCTGCTCATCGAAGGCGAGGAAGAATCCGGCGGCGCCGGCATCGAGGCGTACGTTCGCGAACACGCCGACCGCCTCGGGGCCGACGCGTGCCTCGTGCTGGATTCCGGCATGTTCGCACCGGGCATTCCCGCGATCACGCTTGGGCTTCGCGGCATCGTGGGCGCCGAGATCGAAGTGACCGGGCCCGCGCGGGATCTGCACTCGGGGAGCTATGGCGGCGTGGCGCCGAATCCGTTCCAGGCGCTTGCGGAGATCCTCACGGGCTTGAAGGACAAAGACGGCCGGATTCTCATTCCCGGTTTCTACGATCGGGTGGTGCCGCCGCCCGCCGAGGAAAAGTCGGGCTGGGAGCGCCTGCCGTTCGACGAGGCGGCGTTCCTCCGGAACGAGGTCGGCTCGCCCGCGCTGACCGGCGAGCCCGGCTACAGCGCCCTCGAGCGCATGTGGTCGCGGCCTACGCTCGAGATCCACGGCATGCCGGGCGGCTTCACGGGCGCCGGCTCCAAGACCGTCATTCCATCCCGCGCCTCGGCGAAGATCAGCATGCGCCTCGTCGCCGCCCAGCGCCCCGACGAAATCTCCGGCCTGTTCGCGTCGCACGTGCGCGCGATTGCGCCGAAGGGCGTGCGGGTGAACGTGCAGACCCGCCACGGCGCGCCGCCGGTCGTCATCTCCCCCCAGTCGCCGGCGATCGCCGCGGCGAAGCGCGCGCTCACCGAGGCGTTCGGTCGCGAAACCGTCTTCATCAGGACGGGCGGGTCGGTCCCGATCGTCTCGGAGTTCGCCGGCCGCCTCGGGCTGCCGGTCGTCGTCACCGGATGGGCGCTGCCCGACGCGAACGCCCACAGCCCCGACGAGAGCCTGGACCTCGAGCACTTCCACAAAGGCATCCGAGCGGTGATGAACTTCTTCGAGCATCTCGCCGGCTGA
- the ligD gene encoding non-homologous end-joining DNA ligase: protein MLATLVRDPFDRPGWVYEEKYDGYRILAYKEGSRVRLLSRNGNDRTAAFDDVAQAVRGLPARTLLLDGEVIAFDRHGVSRFQLLQQGHVRRSYAVFDCLYQDGRDYRGEPLPVRRAALETVAGGKGTVYRARRMAANGLVAYRDAKAHGFEGVIAKDSSAPYVEGRSNKWLKVKVRQEDEFVIGGYTPPRGAREKFGALLLGARDGKGDLLYVGKVGTGFTARTLADLHRKFQPLVRPTPPFVNPPRDRDATYLAPRLVAEIAYEELTADRKLRQPSYLGLRDDKKARQVTLPEPVP, encoded by the coding sequence ATGCTCGCGACGCTCGTGCGCGATCCATTCGACCGTCCGGGTTGGGTCTACGAGGAAAAGTACGACGGCTACCGGATTCTCGCGTACAAGGAGGGCAGCCGCGTCCGCCTCCTGTCGAGGAACGGCAACGACCGGACGGCCGCGTTCGACGATGTGGCGCAGGCGGTGCGAGGCCTGCCGGCGCGTACGCTGCTGCTCGACGGTGAGGTGATCGCTTTCGACCGGCACGGCGTCTCGCGTTTTCAGCTGCTTCAGCAGGGTCACGTCCGCCGGTCGTACGCCGTCTTCGACTGTCTCTATCAAGACGGCCGGGATTACCGCGGCGAGCCGCTGCCGGTCCGCCGCGCCGCGCTCGAAACCGTGGCGGGCGGGAAGGGAACTGTGTACCGCGCGCGCCGGATGGCCGCCAACGGGCTCGTGGCCTATCGGGATGCGAAGGCGCACGGGTTCGAAGGCGTCATCGCCAAGGACTCGAGCGCCCCGTATGTCGAGGGCCGGTCCAATAAGTGGCTCAAGGTCAAGGTACGGCAGGAAGACGAATTCGTCATCGGCGGGTACACGCCGCCGCGGGGCGCCCGGGAGAAATTCGGCGCGCTGCTGCTCGGCGCCCGCGACGGCAAGGGAGACCTGCTGTACGTCGGCAAAGTCGGCACCGGCTTTACGGCCCGCACCCTGGCCGACCTCCACAGAAAGTTCCAGCCGCTCGTCCGGCCCACGCCGCCCTTCGTGAACCCTCCACGCGACCGTGACGCGACCTACCTCGCACCCCGGCTCGTAGCGGAAATCGCCTACGAAGAGCTTACGGCGGATCGCAAACTTCGCCAACCCTCGTATCTCGGATTGCGCGACGACAAGAAGGCGCGCCAAGTCACGTTGCCGGAGCCCGTGCCGTGA
- a CDS encoding DNA polymerase ligase N-terminal domain-containing protein, producing the protein MDNRRTRVNLSEYRRKRHFAATPEPSGGAGSGRGTGRTAAARLHYVIHKHHARTLHFDFRLEWRGVLLSWAVPKGPSAVPGTRRLAVRVEDHPLEYRTFEGRIPEGEYGAGTVVVWDEGFWTPDDPNVAAALRRGELRFTLDGRRLHGQWVLVRTGLGGGRSGQSWLLIKRRETAASATNPRPASPRRRAKAPSARA; encoded by the coding sequence GTGGATAATCGGCGCACGCGCGTGAATCTCTCGGAGTACCGGCGCAAACGTCACTTTGCGGCGACGCCGGAACCGTCCGGCGGCGCGGGTTCCGGGCGCGGCACGGGGCGCACGGCGGCGGCGCGCCTCCATTATGTTATCCACAAGCACCACGCACGTACGCTGCACTTCGACTTCCGTCTCGAGTGGAGGGGCGTGCTGCTCTCGTGGGCCGTTCCGAAGGGGCCGTCGGCCGTTCCCGGCACGCGACGCCTCGCCGTGCGGGTCGAAGATCACCCGTTGGAGTACCGGACGTTCGAAGGCCGGATCCCCGAAGGCGAGTACGGCGCCGGCACCGTCGTCGTCTGGGACGAGGGCTTCTGGACCCCCGACGATCCCAACGTCGCTGCGGCGCTGCGCCGCGGTGAGCTCCGATTCACGCTCGACGGCCGGCGGCTTCACGGCCAGTGGGTGCTCGTGCGCACGGGGCTCGGAGGCGGGCGCTCCGGTCAATCCTGGCTGCTCATCAAGCGCCGTGAGACGGCGGCGTCCGCCACCAATCCTCGGCCGGCGTCGCCGCGCCGGCGCGCGAAGGCTCCTTCGGCGCGGGCGTGA
- a CDS encoding sensor domain-containing diguanylate cyclase translates to MAPKPAAFLARLAGDLTALLCLPDLAQRALEALDAEVGFDSCLIGVLDGQNPDVLTFVGASGHGRSFRGRKVPRVAGLPWAVLESGRPLCVPDLHAEPEVLDWADGVRSAIYAPLAVQGRAIGVLSAFRCDAGAFAAAELEYLTTVAGYLAGACEVARLCEHHRTSAATDPLTGLKNRRAFLDETATELDVSRRTGRPLAMAMLDLDGFKAVNDALGHAAGDVVLVRVAEALRRCTRSDDMVVRWGGDEFVLLLRDTTASQAHQLMERMPDISVPVRDDSENTRLAVSWGIASCPADGDSQEILMHVADARLFDMKRHKRVARASAATAWAGIALA, encoded by the coding sequence ATGGCGCCTAAGCCGGCGGCGTTTCTCGCACGTCTGGCGGGCGACCTCACGGCGCTCCTCTGCCTCCCGGACCTCGCCCAGCGCGCCCTCGAAGCGCTCGACGCCGAGGTCGGCTTCGATTCCTGTCTGATCGGCGTGCTCGACGGGCAGAACCCGGACGTGTTGACCTTCGTCGGGGCCTCGGGCCACGGGCGAAGTTTTCGAGGACGGAAAGTCCCGAGGGTGGCGGGCCTCCCGTGGGCCGTCCTGGAAAGCGGCCGGCCCTTGTGCGTGCCGGATCTGCATGCCGAGCCCGAAGTCCTCGACTGGGCCGATGGCGTCCGTTCCGCAATCTACGCGCCGCTGGCCGTGCAGGGGCGCGCCATCGGCGTCCTGAGCGCCTTCCGCTGCGACGCCGGCGCGTTCGCTGCCGCCGAGCTCGAGTACCTCACCACGGTGGCCGGGTACCTGGCGGGCGCCTGTGAGGTGGCCCGGCTGTGCGAGCATCATCGCACCTCGGCGGCCACCGACCCGCTCACCGGTCTGAAGAACCGGCGGGCGTTCCTGGACGAGACGGCCACCGAGTTAGATGTCAGCCGCCGCACCGGCCGGCCGCTGGCCATGGCCATGCTGGACCTCGACGGATTCAAGGCCGTCAACGACGCGCTCGGTCATGCGGCGGGCGACGTGGTCCTCGTCCGGGTGGCCGAGGCGCTCAGACGGTGCACCCGCAGCGACGACATGGTGGTCCGTTGGGGCGGCGATGAGTTCGTCCTGCTGCTCCGCGACACCACCGCGTCGCAGGCCCATCAACTGATGGAGCGAATGCCGGACATCTCGGTGCCCGTGCGTGACGACTCCGAGAACACCCGGCTCGCGGTGTCGTGGGGCATCGCCTCCTGCCCGGCCGACGGCGACTCGCAGGAGATCCTGATGCACGTTGCCGACGCACGGCTGTTCGACATGAAGAGACACAAGCGAGTGGCCCGCGCGTCCGCCGCGACCGCATGGGCCGGCATCGCCTTAGCCTGA